The window GAGGGAACTCACCTCAAACAATTTCATAAATTAAGAAATAGAGTGATGAAACCGGTTTTAAACaaataacaggtaaaacatgactgaggatatgctttcaaatcaaacaGAGAGAGAAAAgtagtaaaaatacccctaagtgtctaaacaggtcggcacaaggccccaaatacGGCGTATACCCTAACATATATATTAATCTCTAAAATACAGGATATCATAAgattcaaatcaaatacgcggcttaatagtcgttACGGAattgatcaagtcacaatccctaccggtacacgcccacacgctcatcacctagcatgtgtgtcacctcatttatcaaaacaatacgaaataccggggattcataccctcatgtCTAgattacaatggttacttacctcaaataggatgaaatactactccgcgatgcccttgcctctcaactcGGCCAAATGGTCGATTTGCAATCAAGAACAAAAATTCAAGGCCCATTTGAATCACTATGTGCTATTATTTGGCAATCCAGTTATAGAATTAGAGATGGGCTCGAGCCCAAAGTTGTGGCCATTTGTAAAAAGagtgaagaaaagaaagaatgcCTTGTAGGAAACAATCAAGTCATTGGTGTGGTAAAGGTTGATCATTCAATTAGAGAAGCTAATCCTAGTGATTTAGCAAGGTTAATTAAAAATGAGATCATCGACGAGCAATTAAAGATCGATGAAGCCATCGAGAAAGATCATGAACTATCGGACGTGGTTGTTTACGGAGTAAATTTGACTTTCGTGAACATGGAAGGTGTTGATCACTATGGATTCGACTGGAAGGGACACAAACCAATGAATGTAAGTTACTTTATCGATGGAGTTGGCGATGCAGGGACTGTTGTGGTGCTTCCGACCGGGCCCAATGATTCTAGCAAGTATGGTGATAAAGGAAGGAttgtgtgacgacccaaagggtcatcacctatttttaattgaattctatgtctctgaggccttgaaaacctcatttagagtcacctagATTTGCGTGCACCGCCCatgcgcatagccggaaagcttaaatacgataatctatgaaaaatgataagttttgattataaaatgagctaatttgacttcggtcaatattttaggaaAACGGATCCGGACTcatgatttgacgatcccggagggtccgtaggaaaatatgggacttgggcgtatgcccggaatcgaattccgaggtcccgagcccgagaaatgaattttcaaaagaaattgttttctgaaactgtttaaagaaatttgaaatgaaatttgattagaacatgaagGTATCGGGCCCAAATTTTGGTtctggtgcccggtacaggtcttatatatggtttaagtcatttctgtagAGTGTGGTTGAAAAtggacgttgtttgacgtgattcagacctaaatagctaaatttgatacttgatgaagtttaAGAATAAaaatgttcttgattttgaggtttgatttattgttattgaggttattttggtgatttgatcacatggataagttcgtatgatgttgttgagttactacgcgtgtttggttaggagccccgagggctcgagtgtgtttcagatgtgtttcggcaagttttgaacttaggaaaaagttgcaaaTTCAGAGAATTGCAGGTCTCTTAACTCAGGTCTCGCGGTCCACGGTGGGGactccgcgaccgcggtgggatgtgtgcggtccgcggtgagcaaggccaagcctccgcggccgcgctcaatttcttgcggtccgcggtggagctccgcgacTGCAGTCCTTTTTATACGGTctgcggtggagctccgcggccgcagttctttttatgcggtccgcgaagagggcctgagaggagtatatttaaacggactttccaattatttttcacttttcaaaaccctaaaacataagaggcgaattttcaaacaacctttctccaaatcaattgtaattcgtttttaactagttttcttcaatcattaacatcttttaacatgatttcaacttcaaatcaatgattttcatgggggaaattgagtgttttgggtagagcctagggttttcaaaaattggggatttggacctcgatttgaggtccgatttcaagacaaattacatatttgggctcgtgggggaatgtgtaatcgggttttggttcgaacctcgggttttgaccacgtgagCCCGgaggcgattttgactttttgagaaagactttggaaaaactcatttttcatacATTCAAATTGAtccatttagcatttattgatgtaattaagtaacttgtggctagatacgagctaattggcggaggaatcgaggggtaaagctataattgaagcttgagttgtgtttgtggcatctaggtaagtgtttggtctaaccttagcttgagggattaggagttgtgtcctatttgctatttgcttcttgtcgagtacgacgtataggcatggtgatgagtatctatacgttggtgtcaaacatgaccgtgagtcttatcttctgattttcatgatctcattgtattattcatgccttggtgaatatttctatttattgtgtaaagttgtggGAAGAATTGTGACCtgtgaacattgaggagcgttgactccagttgtataacgaattgtgaaagtataagtgatagtCGAAAccttagagcattggctcgagttgtgagtgaattgtgaagtaaaattgagaaagagaagagatcattatgttgcccccttgccgggctattgttgagttgaggttcccttgcattgtgttcttaattgattttACGgacgcttaggttgatgattcttcgtgtttggtgttgtaacaagtttggttatagctcgGTAgctaggtgttgtaacaagtttagttatagccgaggtagttagatgttgaaactagttgagttatagttgagatagttagatattggaacaagtttggttatggttgtttctcccttgccgggacgtatatacttgtattgttgagttcccttgccgggatagtggaGTCTATATTGATCCCTTGCCGAGacggttaattatgattattgttgacagatttatatgtggatcgggttgcacgccgcaacagatattatattggatcgggttgcacatcgcaacaaatattatattggatcgggttgcatgccgtaacagatattatattggatcgggttgcacgccgcaacagatattatattggatcgggttgcacgctgcaacagttatatatgtggatcgagttgcacgccgaaACAATGTTAAaggataagggatcgggttgcgcccCGCAACGGTATTGTCgttgtattgattatagacatcgagtgttcttcatactttattaagtttctgataTAATTGATATATTTCctcgaagcatgtttccccctccctcTTAAACTGTTATTACCTATTTatatttccgctgtatattatataactgcacaggtttatctggagtctggtcctagcctcgtcactacctcgccggggttaggccaggcacttaccagtgcatggggtcgattgtgctgataatacactctgcactctgtgcagataccggagtagcCTTTGGTAAGAAATAGTAGCTCAGGAgctagccttcagtccaccgagacatcgaggtagccttgcaggcgtccgcaggcccggcgtctcctatatcttattttatattttgttatctcatgtatttgAGACAAACggtgttatatttctttcaaacggttgtatttagtactcttagtagtccgtggatgttgtgacaccgggttctggttAGAGGCACGTGATGGTCTTTGAGACATTTtcgttttctatttatttaagTCTTCCGCTAAATTTCATATTCCGCTATTATTGAACTGTTTATTTCCTTGTTAATATAATTGGTAAGAAGATTTAAATAAAGGAGTTAATGATTTCTATGTTCATGGCTTGCCTAGATTctacgagtaggtgccatcacgactctcgagggtggggaatctgggtcgtgacaagttggtatcagagctctaggttacataggtatcacaattcacggacaagcttagtagagcctgagggatcggtacagagatttctgtatttatcccccagaggctacagagttaggaaaacttcacatttgttctttctcgtcGTGCGGGTTTGTTTCTcgatgctaattgaacttctactctgttctttcgcagatggaaaGAATgtgcgcttcctcatctaccgctcaacAGCCTAAtcccccagcagtagctcccacgaggggtaaagggcgaggccgaggtaggggtagagctcagccccgagcagcagccccaataGCGAaacctcaggttgactttgatgacgaAGTTCCGGCTCcagcagctccggtgggcccagcttaggtcccagaggggtttattgctccCCCAGTCCTTCAGGATGATCttgtccgattagtgggcctcatggagagtgtcacccgagcggcTTGCTTCctatggcaccagccatctctcaggctggaggaggggcccagactcctgctactcgcattctagagcaggtagctcctcaaatttagactccagcggttcagctagttggagcagttcagctggGCGTGGTAGCTTAGACCGGTGATGGAACGGCTAtatctgccgatgctttgtggaggctggataggtttaccaaactcttcacttccactttcagcggtgcatctactgagaatccctaggattatctatacaactgccacgaggttcttaggaacatgggtattgtcgAGACTAATGGGTCGCTTTTGCTACATTTCGCCTGTCTGGATCTGCccagacttggtggagggattattgctcagcgagaccagccggatcgccagccttgacttgggagcagttcatacagctatttttggagaagtttctccccattactcagcgAGAGGCTTACtggaggtagtttgagcgcctccagcaagGTTCCATGAcagttacccagtatgagaccaagttcatcgacttagctcgccatgctcttatcatacttcctaccgagagagagagagagagagagggtgaggaggtttattgatggtcttattcagctgaTTTGCCTTCAGATagctagggaggctgggagtgaaatcacttttcaggaggcggccaatgtggctcgTAGAGTGGAGATGGTCCTGTCGCAAaaaggtggtcatgggtcggataagaggccccatcattcaggtagattcagtggtatctcatctggaggcagggattcatatggtaaattccatcctcctaggccctttcagtcagctcttcaggtctcTCACGGCGCTTCAGGTAGTCGTGGTCTGCAGATGCGATATtccgatcagcagtcctacagtgcaccaccagctcctatcagtgcaccgccgctccagagttttcggggtggtcatttgggtcgccagggtcagtctcaatTTCCTCAGCCATAGcactcaggtggatgttttgagtgtggtgagtatggtcatatcaggaggactTGTCCGAGGTATGGGTACTCAGTCGCGacagcagggttcccgtgctatggtccaGGCACCAGGTATTTCACAGACCgcctagccagctaggggtggggggtagaggtgctagaggtggaggtagaggatttagaggtggagctcaggccgctagagatggaggccagctagctgcaggccgtcccagagatggagcacagggtggtggggcccaaccccgatgttatgctcttccagccaggcctgaggctaaagcttcagatgcggttatcacaggtactattctggtttgtgatagagatgcttcagtgttatttgatcaaGTGTCcacctactcgtatgtgtcatcttattttgcaccgtatctggttatgcctaatgattcattgagtgttcccgtttatgtatctacaccagtgggtgattctattgtagttgattgggtccatcgttcttgtattgtggtgattgggggtcttgagactcgtgtagatttattgcttttagacatggtcgatttcgatgttatattggggatggactggttatcaccttaccacgctatcttggactatcatgccaagactgtgaccttagccttatcgggtatgcctcgtttagagtggagagggactcctagtcattctacctaTAGTgtcatctcttatgtgaaggctcggcgtatggttgagaaggggtgtttggcctatttggcatatgttcgtgattctagtgccagggttccctctattgattctgtgcccgctGTTCGAGAGTTTCCTGATGATTTCCCTTCAgaccttccgggtatgccacccgaaaatattgacttttgcattgatttggctccgggcactcagcctatttctatcccgccgtatcgtatggccccgcctgagctaaaagagttgaaggagcagttgcaagacttgcttaagaagggcttcattaggccgaTTGTTtagccttggggtgcgccggtgttgtttgttaagaagaaggacggatcgatgagaatgtgtattgattaccggcagttgaacaatgttacaatcaagaataagtattgtcacgcctcctttttacaCTACACCCCCGGGAAAGGGTATAAATAAagtgagtttttccaattaaaggacaatcgaaactggatgtatttaaagatttagagtcgtcacttgggagatttatggtgtcccaagtcaccgatcgaatcccgaatcaaggaaaatatGAGTCTGATTAAGGAAAACTTAAAGGAGCTCTAATTATTTTAGGCTAATGTTCAAGCTAACTTAACAACTATTGGGCTCATGGTAAATCGATGCTAAGCGTTCGATTGAAATGGCATTGGGCTGGTAGCGAGCCCAAATGGGTTTCAAGTAGGGTTGTTCattcggatcggatatccgaaatccgaaccgatccattcaattttgaattttggatttcggattggatcggatttcggattatgtttattaaaatttcggatttcggatcgaattttggattggtatattttaatccaatccaatccaaaattcgaaattattaggacatgtataaatactacactttaatatacatcaacctccaagttattacctttacaattgctagatttagctatattggcaccatagtactctcataattgcataaacatgaatttttcttaatatattgcctcttttacaaagaaaatatacatattagtttaactttgaggcataataatacgaTCTGATATCCGATctgatccaaactttaaaatccgatccgatccgatataattcggatcggattcggattgcattttctagaatccgaaatccgaaattcgaatccgaaaaatgctaaatccgatccgatccgatccgtgcACAGCCCTAGTTGCAAGGCTATACATTTCCTATTTCATAATGGCCTTATGGCTTAAACATTTATCAAAACGGCTCGTTAACAGAATAATTTAGAACCCAAAATCAGCACAGCTAAACAAATATTATATGACGTTGTCTAGAATCTCAAATTTGTTCACCCCATTTTTGTCGCTTGAATTAGATATAAACTTTTGTAATAATAATCGACTAGTATTCAAGCATAAAGAGAGGggtttttgtatttcctttttaGTGGATTTTGTTGCATGTACTCCTGGAAAGAACATGGTATAGAAACAGAAACAGTAGAGTGCACCCTTTGTCAATTAGCAGTAAACAATAAGTCACAAACAAACTTCAATCAGCTAAAATAATACACAAAGAAAACTCGAATAACCACCATTCAAACAAAAATCGTTATCCAAGTGGAGTAAGGAAAACTCGACACACTACGACTAACAGGAAATAATATTCAAACATTTTCATTCAAGCATTAGACAAGGAGCTATTTTGTGCTTATACAGATGGATTACAAATCACAAAAAAACTTATAGCATTTTATTACAATCAACACCAAGCCTGCACCCAATTGAATTTGCAAGGTCATTCACATGAATTCATTTTTACAACTCTAAGAATATTCTGGCTACTTCTTAACCACATATCCAACCTTTCCTTTTCAGTTGTATGACATGCAAAACATGATACCACAAAACCTATAATGAAAGAACAACAAATTGCTTTCAATCCAACTCATGAAACCTGACTCCAAGCAAACTGAAAACCAATACTTACCAAACGAGGTTCAACTACAATTCTCGATGTAATCCTCAAAACTCAAATGTGACTCTACTTTAAACATACTACATCTAGGAATTTAAACCAGACCAATCCAATGGAATAAAATAGAGGCAAAAGATAGCTAGTAAGAAAGGAAGGCCTTCATTTCTTCACAATCATATCAACCATCTTACATGGCTAAAATCAGAGATGTATACCTGGAAATTGAAAGGAAACAGGAGTGAGGAAAGCAATAGACAGCAGCAGAACCAGAACTTCAGCAGCAGGAAATAACCAGTAAAACCAATTTCAAACCAGAAACAGGATATGCAGCAGTCTAAAAACACAGTTCAATCGAACAATAACCCAGcaaacttcaaaccaaacttttaCAAACCTAAATTCAATCCCTTTCCACCCCAGATGGATCCGAAATTGTTTCAGAGattgaaaacttcaaaaatcacCGAAGAAGTTCAATGAAACAGTGATTTTATTGAATATTTCAGTCGTTTGTTTTTCTGGATTTTTTTATCTCTTAGGTCtaccttgaaaggcaagaaatgttgcctttataggcaagaaagTAGGGCAACCTAACTAATCAACAGATTTACACTTCGaccctttttgaattttcattttagcttagacACCCTTAGTTTTAATTCAGTTTTTGCAAAACAGTCCCCTCCCcaacttcctagaagcttcccaaaCAGTTACACAAAGATTCACCTAAGCagactacccaaattaccccATATGACCCTGTTATTACACTTCTAACCAAATAGAGCCTGGGTCCAATTGACCCAAGTTAACTGGTCCAAATAAACCCAATTCAGTTCCTTTTGGGTTCAATTATTTAGGTATCGATTGAAATCAGTCAAAGACTCAACATTCTAAAAAATTTGACCTAAGATTAACCAAGAGAAAGAGACACGAGAGCTTTTGAACCAAAGCCCAAAacccaaaagagaaaaagaaaatgattcaCCCCATTCTGAACAAACAACCAGATAATTATGTTGACTAACAAATGGGTCGTGCATGCATAACAACAGACATGCTATGGAGAAGCAGAAACACAAACACAGAAACGAGATGAAGCAGGACAActttaaaaagcaaaaaaatacaAGAGAAGAGCCAACAGAAATGTAAAGATACCTAACGGACTGGCCAAGCCTTGCAGCTCTTTCTCAAACCCTCGATTTCGACAAGGGCCTCAATCACATGTTCTCAGATGAAAACACATGACCAAGGTCCGTTTTGGTCTTAATCAACACCAAATCTGCTGATTCTGGAGTTTGACATTTCAACTTAAGATTCAATGAGCTCGAGGCAGATTCGAAGGAAAGAAGTTGTGGATTTGGTATGAGGGGATCATGGGGGTTGTAGGGTGTTAGTTTGGGGCTATTTGGGAACCACGCTGCCGGCGACAAACGGTGGAAACCAGGGCGGCATCGCTAGGGTTTCTATTGGGGACGATGAGTTTTAGGAAATGAGATGGGTGGGGGGGAAGGATTCAGGCATTATTATATTAATCAAACCCCACTTTCGGACCGTTGGATCAGTAGAGATCAACGGTCCCGATCAAAAgaacaaaacgacgtcgttttgctTATGAAGGCTGGACCGGGTAGGAAACAGATTCTGGGCTGGGTAAAGGGAAAAGATTTTTGGGCCTGGGCGACTTGAATTAGGACTGGCCCAACCACTTCCCTTCTTATTTTATTCAAAACCAATTTTAATTCAaaaccttttttctctttttcctttttctcctttttttgaaaattaattaaaatcagaattaattcctagaactaaacaaaatttaattaaatctAAAATAATAATtgacacaattaattaaaaacataCTAACAAAAGAAAGCTACTCAATATCAaagctaaaattaaaagtgcagattaaactattttttgtgatttttccattttacgCAACAATCAATtttctaattaatcctaaaatgtaaaattaaacctaaatgcaaatgcaacatattttttttatatttttcactaattaaaatgcaccaacaaaaatgtaaacaattaacagaaaataccacgaaaatccccaaaattgcaaacactgaaagaaatcattttgttttgaatttatgggagtaattcatgtaTGGCAAAAATCAAGttctcacagctgcccctctttgcccggaaacacgaagaattttcgtgcaaagataagtgagcgtatacgagcgatttttgcccgtttgaatactccatgggaagcatttttgcaAGAGTTAACtgcaccctgcttctgaggttgcctacatatccttggctaaaaaggaatcaggtcagtgtagttcaggagtgtttggtagctgggactaccatgaagctgggcTTCCACTTTTGTTGCTGCTGCTTTCTGAACCCCCTTAtgacaccatgtcaaaataaaacaagaagctagactagactatgatctatggattacaaaagtcctatctatatcttcaaactcactcttgtgtttcttgttgccttgttgtcctccATTCTCTCAGAAACATCCGTTTGTTGCCACCTTGgattgtaaactgagatgttttccccttcttcagggGGTGCCTGACTGcagaacttgatatgtattcccatgctatccaggtaggctcctgacttcaaaacgtgaatgtattcccatgctatccaggcgggttcctgactactgacttgaaatgtattccatgctttttaggcgggctcttgacttcaaaataaacaaagcaaagaatttgaaagctaaaacttaaatggtactcccttgttctccaagcgggctcctgactcctgcgcttgaaatgtattccctgctttccaggcgggctcctgactgctacattttgaaagtatttcctgctctccaggcgggctcctgacttcatcttgaaatgtattccctgctctccaggtgggctcctgacttcatcttgaaatgtattccctgctctccaggcgggctcctgacttcatcttagacgaaacaaagaatttgaaagctaaaacttaaatggtactcctttgttctccaggagggctcctgactgctgcatttgaaagtattccctactctccaggcgggctcctgacttcaacttgaaatgtattccctgctcttcaggcgggctcctgacttcaacttgaaatgtattccctattCTCCAAGCGAGTatctgatttcaacaaaaatagacaaaacagagaaaaatttttgccccagtttggtaactaggcacatatgtgagtgttaaactgaatcatatttccaaatattgataagaatttgaaagctaggtcccattattcaagggggtcctgacaactcttaactaaatgacaattttaaatctaagttatattttctacaggtgtgacttctgctaaatcttgctatttAAGAAGATCGTTAAACTACTCCCCAtaatccaggagggtcctgaaaatcaaaggtcaaattttatcttaagggtgacaactttaaTGACTGAATTGTACTACCCTATGGCGgaatttacgctaaatgttgttatctaatcaaaatcttaaagctaagtcccattattcaggagggccctggaaactcctaattgaatcctatctcgaacatgcaaacttctaagccaacttatattcctatGGGATACACttatgctagattatgttatttctgaactttaaactaggtcccattttccaggagggtcctgaaaatcaaaaatcaaacctgtttggtgactgcctttctccacggagagtTCCTATGAAACAAACgaacttttctgcccctgtttcaatcaaaaaatatttgtcattttaaaatggtggttagatgatggcattcttgctgaagatctttccgctgcattattttgttctgactggcttccccgaactggccttGAACCGCTTTGAATTTCTAACTGACTTTCACaccccatgacctttgacgaaccgagtgttctatacccatgctGTCATTTTACCTCTGACCTTTTTATCTGAACCTTTACATCCCCCATGACATTACCAATCCATTCTACCGATGAAAtttccggtgattccttgtaccccCCT of the Nicotiana tabacum cultivar K326 chromosome 7, ASM71507v2, whole genome shotgun sequence genome contains:
- the LOC107821572 gene encoding protein ECERIFERUM 26-like; translated protein: MVDLQSRTKIQGPFESLCAIIWQSSYRIRDGLEPKVVAICKKSEEKKECLVGNNQVIGVVKVDHSIREANPSDLARLIKNEIIDEQLKIDEAIEKDHELSDVVVYGVNLTFVNMEGVDHYGFDWKGHKPMNVSYFIDGVGDAGTVVVLPTGPNDSSKYGDKGRIV